A region of Candidatus Aquicultor sp. DNA encodes the following proteins:
- a CDS encoding bifunctional precorrin-2 dehydrogenase/sirohydrochlorin ferrochelatase, whose amino-acid sequence MAYYPMFVDIAGATCVLIGGGDVAERKIQSLVECDADVVVISPEVTAGIEELAGQGRVTIQKRGYTAGDLKSAALAIVATNDGELNRRVHQEAIENNIPVNLVDAPELCTFIVPSTVRRGDLVIGISTSGSCPILAQNLRKELQQIFGEEYATYCNVLREFRAEVTERYDTSDERRRALERLIESDCLGLIKEGKIREAEERVRSCI is encoded by the coding sequence ATGGCGTATTACCCGATGTTTGTGGATATCGCAGGGGCTACCTGCGTTCTTATCGGCGGCGGCGACGTTGCCGAGCGAAAGATACAGTCGCTGGTAGAATGCGACGCCGATGTGGTGGTTATCAGCCCAGAGGTCACTGCGGGTATTGAAGAGCTCGCGGGCCAAGGGCGCGTGACGATACAGAAGCGCGGCTATACGGCGGGCGATCTTAAAAGCGCCGCGCTGGCGATTGTAGCAACGAATGATGGTGAGCTTAATAGACGTGTTCACCAGGAAGCGATTGAGAATAACATACCGGTCAACCTAGTAGACGCACCAGAGCTTTGCACCTTCATCGTACCATCAACGGTTCGCCGTGGAGATCTCGTTATCGGCATCTCGACGAGCGGCAGTTGTCCAATCCTAGCACAGAATCTTCGAAAAGAACTGCAGCAAATATTTGGCGAAGAATATGCGACGTATTGCAACGTCCTTCGCGAATTCCGTGCGGAAGTGACCGAAAGGTACGATACATCGGATGAACGAAGACGCGCTTTAGAAAGATTGATCGAGTCCGACTGTTTGGGCTTAATCAAAGAAGGTAAGATCCGAGAGGCAGAGGAAAGAGTAAGGTCATGCATATAA
- the ccsA gene encoding cytochrome c biogenesis protein CcsA, with protein MEQLTIILFWLALVCGVLSSLGYSAYYAAKADRWIHNFLGFGGATLAFILLLAVIFTRALALGVTNTAGPFTVSIIISAFIIGIFLLIEAIYAGRSRKVKALGMFMLPMAVVIQYAAWHTYKLTRPLTEQLRSVWVGIHVTFAVLAYASMTVALALALIYWLQERQLRNMHKKKPGKIFRKLPSLEVADDIGSKTIAFSFTFLTLVLATGAIRAEMLPQWAAWYQDPKILMAAATWVVYGSYLLVRTTLGWQGKRANIFAILGFVVAIATYLIGNSSFVQQILPTVHSYGGGLG; from the coding sequence TTGGAACAGCTCACTATTATTTTATTTTGGCTGGCCTTGGTATGCGGAGTATTAAGTAGCCTGGGGTACAGCGCCTATTATGCCGCAAAGGCGGATCGCTGGATACATAATTTCCTCGGATTCGGCGGTGCGACCTTAGCGTTTATACTGCTTCTGGCAGTTATTTTTACGCGCGCGCTTGCGCTTGGAGTCACAAACACCGCAGGTCCGTTTACCGTAAGCATCATCATCTCAGCATTTATTATCGGAATCTTCTTATTAATCGAAGCGATCTATGCCGGACGCAGCCGCAAAGTAAAAGCGCTCGGCATGTTTATGTTGCCAATGGCGGTTGTCATCCAGTACGCGGCGTGGCATACATATAAGTTGACGAGGCCGCTGACCGAGCAGTTGCGCAGCGTTTGGGTCGGCATTCATGTCACTTTCGCCGTGCTCGCATACGCGTCGATGACCGTTGCTCTGGCACTTGCGCTTATCTACTGGCTGCAAGAGCGCCAGCTTCGCAACATGCATAAAAAGAAGCCCGGCAAGATATTTCGCAAGCTCCCGTCGCTGGAGGTGGCGGATGATATCGGCAGCAAAACGATCGCGTTTAGCTTTACGTTTTTAACTCTTGTTCTTGCGACCGGCGCCATTCGCGCCGAAATGCTCCCGCAATGGGCGGCGTGGTACCAAGACCCGAAGATACTGATGGCGGCCGCCACGTGGGTAGTATATGGTTCGTATTTGTTGGTAAGGACAACGCTTGGTTGGCAAGGTAAGCGCGCCAATATCTTTGCAATTCTCGGATTTGTAGTTGCGATCGCGACGTATCTTATAGGTAACTCAAGTTTTGTGCAGCAGATACTGCCGACGGTTCATAGTTATGGCGGGGGTTTAGGGTAG
- a CDS encoding CcmD family protein — protein sequence MKEDVPYVVAVYMGIWVVLLGYVVVVNNKLSGLKKELSALSKFIEKKNK from the coding sequence ATGAAAGAAGATGTACCATACGTCGTTGCGGTGTATATGGGAATCTGGGTGGTTCTTTTAGGCTACGTAGTTGTGGTTAACAACAAACTCTCGGGCCTGAAAAAAGAGCTCAGCGCATTAAGTAAGTTTATCGAGAAGAAGAACAAGTAA
- the ccsA gene encoding cytochrome c biogenesis protein CcsA: MKKATYSLIFAGGALLMIGFAIAFLVAPIAVSESGKELFNQKIFYYHAPVAETSLLAFLLGAVFGALFLIKKERKYDFLSLAAVELGFVFGMLVEFTGVMWDKAAWGVWWQWEPRLTTYLILMLVYAAYFVLRSAVSEDSTKARFGAVYAILAAVTVPLTFLSIRLIPSIHPIVIDTGGAHMEGPMLAAFLISMFGMTTFFVALLLMRYQAQLTAEEVDYLKNELGG, translated from the coding sequence ATGAAAAAAGCTACGTATTCTCTAATATTTGCCGGCGGCGCATTGCTGATGATCGGTTTTGCGATCGCCTTCCTGGTTGCTCCGATTGCGGTGAGTGAATCAGGCAAAGAGCTCTTTAACCAAAAAATCTTCTACTACCATGCGCCGGTTGCGGAAACATCGCTTTTGGCTTTTCTGCTCGGCGCAGTTTTCGGGGCGCTCTTTCTTATCAAGAAAGAGCGGAAGTATGATTTTCTAAGCCTCGCAGCGGTTGAACTCGGTTTTGTTTTCGGAATGCTTGTAGAGTTTACCGGCGTTATGTGGGATAAAGCAGCCTGGGGTGTTTGGTGGCAGTGGGAGCCGAGGCTCACCACGTATCTTATCCTCATGCTTGTGTATGCCGCCTACTTTGTCCTTCGCTCGGCGGTTAGCGAGGATAGCACAAAAGCTCGCTTTGGGGCAGTCTATGCGATTCTTGCAGCGGTTACCGTGCCGTTGACGTTTCTATCGATCCGGTTGATTCCTTCAATTCATCCCATCGTTATCGATACGGGCGGCGCCCACATGGAAGGGCCGATGCTTGCGGCGTTTCTTATATCGATGTTTGGCATGACCACGTTCTTTGTCGCACTTCTTCTTATGCGTTACCAAGCCCAGCTTACCGCGGAAGAAGTCGATTATTTGAAAAACGAGCTTGGAGGTTAA
- a CDS encoding heme exporter protein CcmB, whose translation MSATRQIGAIIKKDVIAELRTKEMVVTMVLFVLIIMVAFHFGFGETKDFAPFAGGLIWIAFLFASTLGLNRSFVHEKDEGCLEGLLLAPVDRPNIFFGKMLGNLIFLTIVEIIAVPLYLGMLNLSVNGSVPLFVGAIVLGNIGICTVGTLLSTISVNSKMRDMLLPVIYLPIMTPILMTAVIATNGAMAGFVGKDGPQMYAQVMSAMKLLAVYDIIFLLVAYALYDFVIGE comes from the coding sequence ATGTCGGCAACGAGGCAAATCGGAGCGATTATCAAGAAAGATGTTATCGCTGAGCTGCGCACGAAAGAGATGGTCGTTACCATGGTGCTCTTCGTGCTGATCATAATGGTCGCGTTTCACTTTGGCTTTGGAGAAACGAAAGATTTTGCGCCCTTTGCCGGCGGTTTAATCTGGATTGCGTTTTTATTCGCATCTACACTTGGCTTAAACCGGTCGTTTGTCCACGAAAAAGACGAGGGTTGCCTTGAAGGGCTGCTTCTTGCACCGGTTGACCGGCCTAACATTTTCTTCGGGAAAATGCTGGGTAATTTAATATTCTTGACCATTGTCGAGATTATTGCGGTTCCGCTCTATCTAGGCATGCTCAACCTATCGGTTAACGGGTCGGTTCCGCTGTTTGTTGGGGCAATCGTACTGGGCAATATCGGCATCTGTACCGTCGGAACACTGCTCTCCACAATATCGGTCAACTCTAAAATGCGCGATATGCTGCTTCCTGTCATATACTTGCCGATTATGACGCCGATTCTAATGACGGCTGTCATAGCCACAAACGGCGCGATGGCGGGTTTTGTGGGGAAAGACGGTCCGCAAATGTACGCGCAAGTTATGAGTGCAATGAAATTGCTTGCAGTCTATGATATAATATTCTTGCTGGTAGCATATGCTCTTTATGACTTTGTAATAGGGGAATGA
- a CDS encoding ABC transporter ATP-binding protein, with the protein MAQGSMDLLEQEKTKDMPEDKHNLPVEVEVKNVSKVFGKRKVLDQVSFDLEKGGFLSLFGPNGAGKTTLVKIISTLIAPTTGEVRLCGLDPFKDSAAIRAKIGLISHSPLLYLDLNAEENLRFYGAMYNMPNIQERIDELLDQVELSHRRYDLVRTYSKGMTQRLAIARALLHKPSVLFLDEPHTGLDPHAVDIFENLIDQIRDEHTFIMITHNIDRGIALCSKAMILYNGQIVFYQDKEDLDIDAFRSIYAQRVRGDS; encoded by the coding sequence ATGGCACAGGGTTCAATGGATCTTTTAGAACAGGAAAAAACCAAAGATATGCCCGAAGATAAGCACAATCTTCCGGTCGAAGTCGAAGTTAAAAACGTGTCGAAGGTCTTTGGCAAACGCAAAGTCCTCGATCAGGTATCGTTTGACCTGGAAAAAGGCGGATTTTTATCGCTCTTCGGGCCTAACGGCGCCGGCAAGACAACGCTGGTTAAGATTATATCGACGCTTATCGCACCCACAACAGGCGAGGTTCGCCTCTGCGGCTTAGACCCGTTCAAAGACTCGGCGGCTATTCGGGCAAAGATCGGGCTCATCTCGCACAGCCCGCTTCTTTATCTGGATTTGAACGCCGAAGAAAACCTGCGCTTCTACGGTGCGATGTATAACATGCCGAATATCCAAGAACGCATCGACGAGCTGCTCGATCAGGTTGAGCTCTCACACCGCCGTTATGATTTGGTGCGCACGTATTCAAAAGGCATGACCCAGCGCCTTGCCATTGCCCGGGCGCTTCTGCATAAACCGTCCGTGCTGTTTCTCGATGAGCCGCACACCGGCCTCGACCCGCATGCGGTCGACATCTTCGAGAACCTGATCGATCAAATCAGGGACGAGCATACGTTTATCATGATTACCCACAACATCGACCGGGGCATCGCGCTCTGCTCGAAAGCGATGATCCTCTATAACGGACAAATCGTGTTTTACCAGGATAAAGAAGACCTGGATATTGATGCGTTTCGAAGCATCTATGCGCAACGCGTGCGAGGTGACAGCTAA
- a CDS encoding cytochrome c-type biogenesis CcmF C-terminal domain-containing protein, protein MRYVGLAALLVSIALSIYSVYTFYIGNKAKANKGEPQQKAASWGVIWQFVAVTFASLILVSAFISDDFSFGYVAANSAATMGIFYKISAFWAGHEGSLLLWLWMLCGYTTVLAYSNLRKTTRLKSQALNISNIMQLFLAFTIVAATNPFKGVEMGAAATGVGLNPLLMHWAMVLHPPTLFMGYAGMTIPFAFAIAALIERDMGNGWVKQARPWTLVAWFFLTIGIFLGALWAYVVLGWGGYWGWDPVENASILPWFTGTALLHTFTMYRRRGGMKMWAVWLAAFSLIMVVMATFITRTGLLADVSVHSFPELRWDLTALFGMIMVAIAGVTWYFTKNRAKELEAEEFFSDFFSRHFTYYLNNLALVVFTFIILGATVIPTFFGTSVKADFYNQLAGPLGLLYLALITVCPFLGWTKTDGRELGRLFVIPAVVAVIAGALLYSMNLSNIPFGSKPVGFATMIMAVFSATAIIELFIMTALKRGKNRGAGFMSGLAGLIKHNRSLAGGLLGHLGMATMFFGIAGSMLYVQDIPVTMKNEPGQTIQVDRYTLTFKGIEEKKAPGEISYNASFDMTDKNQGSKLISTIKPQFVYHEVQQSQTTRTSIFREPLRDIFVVFNGIDEQGAMSIDIKVNPLVSFVWIGSVILIFGTMVSMWPKRAAATETEEVKEGTSSQKATRRRKEALAGAE, encoded by the coding sequence ATGCGCTATGTTGGCTTGGCAGCCCTATTGGTATCCATTGCCTTATCGATCTACTCCGTATATACGTTTTATATTGGCAATAAGGCTAAAGCAAATAAGGGCGAACCGCAGCAGAAGGCTGCAAGCTGGGGTGTAATCTGGCAGTTCGTGGCGGTGACCTTTGCGAGCTTGATTCTTGTTTCAGCGTTTATCAGCGATGATTTTTCATTCGGCTATGTCGCGGCGAATTCAGCTGCGACAATGGGCATCTTCTACAAGATATCCGCATTTTGGGCGGGCCATGAGGGGTCGTTACTCTTATGGCTATGGATGCTCTGCGGCTATACTACCGTCCTTGCGTATTCAAATCTGCGCAAAACGACCAGGTTGAAATCGCAGGCTCTCAACATTTCTAATATAATGCAGCTCTTTTTGGCATTTACAATCGTTGCGGCGACAAACCCGTTTAAAGGTGTAGAAATGGGCGCAGCAGCGACCGGCGTGGGTCTTAATCCGCTCCTCATGCACTGGGCGATGGTTTTGCATCCGCCGACGCTGTTTATGGGTTATGCAGGCATGACTATTCCGTTCGCATTTGCGATAGCGGCGTTGATTGAACGTGATATGGGTAACGGCTGGGTAAAACAGGCGCGTCCCTGGACGCTCGTCGCGTGGTTCTTTTTAACAATCGGTATTTTCCTCGGCGCCTTGTGGGCTTATGTTGTCCTTGGCTGGGGCGGCTACTGGGGTTGGGACCCGGTGGAGAACGCATCGATTCTGCCATGGTTTACCGGTACGGCGTTGCTGCATACCTTTACGATGTATCGCCGGCGCGGCGGTATGAAAATGTGGGCGGTATGGCTTGCGGCGTTCTCGCTCATTATGGTCGTTATGGCCACGTTTATTACCCGAACCGGTCTTCTTGCCGATGTCTCGGTTCATTCATTCCCGGAGCTCAGATGGGATTTGACGGCCTTGTTTGGCATGATCATGGTTGCTATAGCAGGAGTTACCTGGTACTTCACGAAAAACAGGGCGAAAGAACTCGAGGCGGAAGAATTCTTTAGTGACTTTTTTTCGAGGCACTTTACTTACTATTTAAACAATCTCGCACTTGTTGTGTTTACCTTTATCATCCTCGGCGCGACGGTTATTCCGACGTTTTTCGGAACATCCGTTAAAGCCGACTTCTATAACCAGCTGGCCGGTCCGCTCGGCCTATTATACCTGGCACTTATCACGGTCTGCCCATTCCTGGGTTGGACAAAGACCGACGGCAGAGAACTCGGCAGGTTATTTGTAATTCCAGCTGTTGTTGCTGTAATTGCAGGAGCTCTGCTCTACAGCATGAATCTCAGTAATATACCGTTCGGTAGCAAGCCAGTCGGTTTTGCAACGATGATTATGGCGGTGTTCTCCGCAACTGCGATAATCGAGCTCTTCATCATGACAGCACTAAAGCGAGGGAAGAACAGAGGCGCGGGCTTCATGAGTGGGCTTGCCGGCCTTATTAAACATAACCGCAGTCTCGCAGGCGGCTTACTCGGCCATTTGGGTATGGCAACTATGTTCTTTGGCATTGCCGGTTCGATGCTTTATGTACAGGATATTCCGGTTACCATGAAGAACGAGCCCGGCCAGACTATCCAGGTCGATAGATATACGCTTACCTTCAAGGGCATCGAAGAGAAGAAGGCCCCCGGTGAGATTAGCTACAATGCATCATTCGACATGACGGATAAAAATCAGGGCAGCAAGCTTATCAGCACGATAAAGCCACAGTTCGTCTACCACGAGGTACAACAATCGCAAACTACGCGCACCTCGATCTTCCGCGAGCCGCTTCGCGATATCTTCGTTGTTTTTAACGGTATCGACGAACAAGGCGCGATGTCGATTGATATAAAAGTTAATCCGCTCGTCTCATTTGTATGGATCGGAAGCGTTATACTGATATTTGGCACTATGGTCTCGATGTGGCCGAAGAGAGCCGCAGCGACCGAAACCGAGGAAGTCAAAGAAGGCACGTCCTCGCAAAAAGCAACCAGGCGCCGTAAAGAGGCACTGGCCGGGGCCGAATAA
- a CDS encoding cytochrome c maturation protein CcmE encodes MVDKKGKTRLLVVTVILLAVIGYMVYSSSASQISYYKKIGEVTGDNSFVGKSLRVGGLVEKGSIVHKGRTYTFTIYDKVKKDQKMTVVYSKSMPSQFGAGVFVIADGKLVTKDKLEADSIVTQCPSKYQSDKKKQEGK; translated from the coding sequence ATGGTCGATAAAAAAGGCAAAACGCGCCTGCTGGTCGTTACGGTCATACTTCTAGCGGTTATTGGATACATGGTCTACAGCTCTTCCGCCTCGCAAATTTCTTACTACAAGAAGATTGGCGAGGTAACGGGCGACAATTCCTTTGTTGGAAAATCGCTTCGGGTCGGCGGTCTTGTTGAGAAAGGCTCTATCGTGCACAAAGGGCGCACATATACCTTTACGATCTACGATAAGGTAAAGAAAGATCAAAAAATGACAGTCGTGTACTCGAAATCGATGCCATCCCAATTTGGCGCCGGTGTTTTTGTCATAGCAGACGGCAAACTAGTTACGAAGGATAAGCTCGAGGCTGACAGCATCGTAACGCAGTGCCCATCGAAGTACCAGTCGGACAAGAAAAAACAGGAGGGAAAATAA
- a CDS encoding DegT/DnrJ/EryC1/StrS family aminotransferase: MPDRTAIPFNDLRHQLEFIQDELIAKLGSALGTNISSDITACFESTFAEFCGVAHALSVGSVSEALNLSLRSLDIKSGDEVIMAPNNGSEVAYAVIRAGAKPVFADIDAHTYLIDTAFVEDAITKRIKAVIAAHTYGQPADMIELRRVAKDYDIAIIEDASSAAGAVLGDARVGSFGDIAICNMGAGGTLNCCGEGAMVLAGATFYERVAEARGSIERERGHMHCLNPLQAAVLSVKLAHLDRWNTVRRYNARLYNERLVDTRIQPPTVGAMVTPVFSEYVVRVQNRDELHHRLTSCSIETRMPKHTQLHLHPEFDKYGYRPGMLPVAERIAGELLSLPLYPELSEAKIDRVASELLRCTAEQCRAA, from the coding sequence ATGCCGGATAGAACCGCGATTCCGTTTAATGATCTACGCCACCAGTTAGAGTTCATCCAAGACGAACTTATTGCGAAGCTGGGCTCAGCGCTCGGCACGAATATATCAAGCGATATTACAGCTTGTTTCGAGAGCACATTTGCAGAGTTTTGCGGGGTGGCGCATGCTTTATCGGTGGGATCGGTTTCCGAAGCACTTAACCTCTCGCTTCGCTCGCTCGATATCAAGTCCGGCGATGAAGTCATCATGGCTCCGAATAACGGGAGCGAAGTCGCATATGCCGTTATTCGTGCCGGCGCCAAACCGGTTTTCGCCGATATCGATGCGCACACATACCTAATCGATACCGCATTTGTTGAAGATGCTATTACCAAGCGTATAAAAGCCGTAATCGCTGCGCACACGTACGGACAGCCTGCGGACATGATTGAGCTTCGACGCGTTGCCAAAGATTACGATATCGCGATAATCGAGGATGCAAGCAGTGCCGCCGGCGCCGTGCTTGGCGATGCGCGTGTTGGAAGTTTTGGTGATATTGCGATATGTAATATGGGCGCCGGCGGCACGCTCAACTGCTGCGGAGAAGGCGCTATGGTGCTGGCCGGCGCGACATTCTATGAGCGTGTAGCGGAAGCGCGCGGTTCCATAGAGCGCGAACGCGGTCATATGCATTGCCTGAATCCACTTCAGGCGGCTGTGCTCTCGGTAAAACTTGCCCACCTCGACCGCTGGAATACAGTGCGCCGGTATAATGCCCGTCTTTATAACGAGCGGTTAGTGGATACGCGCATTCAGCCACCAACCGTAGGCGCTATGGTCACGCCGGTGTTTAGTGAATACGTTGTTCGCGTGCAGAACCGAGATGAGCTACACCATCGTCTTACCAGCTGCAGCATCGAAACCAGGATGCCCAAGCACACGCAGCTTCACCTGCATCCGGAGTTTGACAAATACGGCTATCGACCCGGGATGCTTCCCGTAGCCGAGCGGATCGCCGGTGAATTACTCTCGTTGCCGCTATACCCTGAACTCAGTGAAGCCAAGATCGATCGGGTTGCATCCGAGCTGCTTCGGTGCACAGCCGAACAGTGCCGGGCCGCCTAG
- a CDS encoding PqqD family protein, producing MHKGSYPLRGSDSASCIINGQTLIVQSKNKKLFVLNSAGTKIWELSDGRHEVNDIINKIRATSKKTELQIRKEIEEFIDELVERQVLEVLVYPCDVDVAA from the coding sequence ATGCACAAAGGTAGTTACCCTTTGCGTGGTTCAGATTCGGCATCGTGCATCATCAATGGCCAAACGCTGATCGTGCAATCTAAAAACAAAAAACTCTTCGTGCTTAACTCTGCCGGTACGAAGATTTGGGAGCTATCAGATGGGCGACACGAAGTAAACGATATTATCAACAAAATCAGAGCCACCAGCAAGAAAACAGAACTGCAGATTCGAAAAGAGATCGAGGAATTTATCGATGAATTGGTAGAACGCCAGGTGCTCGAAGTGTTGGTTTATCCATGCGATGTAGATGTAGCCGCCTAA
- a CDS encoding PqqD family peptide modification chaperone encodes MDSTTKLMRNNNLLFSIINEDGIIYNPSTKRSHTLSKPALVAWKLWDGEHSLQEVVEQISLESGDDPEQVMRDIVNCAAELFRHGLLNDVA; translated from the coding sequence ATGGACTCGACAACGAAGCTCATGAGGAACAACAACCTTCTGTTTAGCATCATTAATGAAGACGGCATAATTTATAATCCCAGCACCAAGCGGTCCCATACGTTAAGCAAACCGGCGCTTGTCGCATGGAAGCTTTGGGATGGTGAACATAGCTTACAGGAGGTTGTCGAGCAGATAAGCTTGGAATCCGGTGATGACCCTGAGCAAGTCATGCGCGATATCGTAAATTGCGCCGCCGAACTGTTTCGCCACGGGCTTCTAAACGACGTTGCATAG